The following proteins are encoded in a genomic region of Galbibacter sp. BG1:
- a CDS encoding 4'-phosphopantetheinyl transferase family protein, with protein MPLYKTITPSENTKVLIWKIEESFDNLSEGIELTENCKERLSHMKSEIHQRGFLSVRHLLKAAGYVTSDLYYDRAGKPHLKDGNAISITHSFTFSGIIISSDTHIGIDIEKRRDKISVIAHKFINYEYNFLTDADVRRLTVVWCIKESLYKVFATEGMSFKQHTKVIPFNMDDKKAFGWIFYEAKVEKYKVEFLEFDEFTCAYAMKLT; from the coding sequence ATGCCTCTTTACAAAACTATAACGCCTTCCGAGAATACTAAAGTGCTGATTTGGAAGATAGAAGAATCTTTTGATAATTTAAGTGAAGGCATAGAACTTACCGAGAATTGTAAAGAGCGATTGTCTCATATGAAATCGGAAATCCACCAAAGAGGTTTTTTAAGTGTTCGGCATCTTTTAAAGGCCGCAGGTTATGTTACCTCCGATTTGTATTACGACCGAGCTGGAAAACCACATCTAAAAGATGGAAATGCGATCTCCATAACACATTCTTTTACCTTTTCGGGGATTATTATTAGTAGCGACACCCATATAGGCATCGATATTGAAAAGCGTCGAGACAAGATAAGTGTGATTGCTCATAAGTTTATAAATTACGAATACAATTTTTTAACAGATGCAGATGTTCGTAGGCTTACCGTAGTTTGGTGTATTAAAGAAAGTCTTTACAAGGTTTTTGCTACGGAAGGAATGAGTTTTAAACAACATACCAAAGTAATCCCATTTAATATGGATGATAAAAAAGCATTTGGTTGGATTTTTTATGAAGCGAAAGTGGAAAAATACAAGGTCGAATTTTTGGAGTTTGATGAATTTACTTGCGCTTATGCCATGAAGTTAACGTAG
- a CDS encoding very short patch repair endonuclease, which yields MDYSKEKIKVPRLNEESGFYTTKRRSKIMSRIKGKNSKPEMIFRRALWAKGIRYRINNKNLPGKPDISIKKYKLAIFIDGEFWHGYNWDVKKNTIKSNRGFWIPKIERNIQRDKEVNKQLEEMGYTVLRFWEKEVKTNLKKCINDVLVYLQTGSLDW from the coding sequence ATGGATTATAGTAAAGAAAAAATTAAAGTGCCTCGGCTTAATGAGGAGAGCGGTTTTTATACTACCAAAAGGCGTTCTAAAATCATGTCCCGGATAAAAGGTAAAAATTCCAAGCCAGAAATGATCTTCCGCCGGGCTCTTTGGGCTAAAGGTATCCGTTATAGAATCAACAATAAGAATCTGCCAGGAAAACCAGATATTTCCATTAAAAAATACAAACTAGCCATTTTTATCGATGGGGAGTTCTGGCACGGTTATAACTGGGATGTAAAGAAGAATACTATTAAAAGCAACCGTGGCTTTTGGATCCCTAAAATAGAAAGGAACATCCAACGCGACAAAGAAGTCAATAAGCAGTTAGAGGAAATGGGATATACGGTTTTAAGGTTCTGGGAAAAGGAAGTGAAAACCAACCTTAAAAAATGCATAAACGATGTGTTGGTTTATTTACAAACTGGCTCTTTGGATTGGTAA
- the ahcY gene encoding adenosylhomocysteinase, translated as MSTKTIPYVAYKVKDISLADWGRKEIELAEAEMPGLMSLREEYKNEQPLKGARIAGCLHMTVQTAVLIETLISLGAEVTWSSCNIYSTQDEAAAAIAAAGISVYAWKGMIEEEFDWCIEQTLFFGEDRKPLNMILDDGGDLTNMVLDKYPELAAGVKGLSEETTTGVHRLYERMKNGTLPMPAINVNDSVTKSKFDNKYGCRESAVDAIRRATDVMLAGKRVVVCGYGDVGKGTAASFRGAGSIVTVTEIDPICALQAAMDGFEVKKLETVVEKADIVITTTGNKDIVTSKHFAKMKDKTIVCNIGHFDNEIDVAWLNKNYGNHKINIKPQVDKYTIDGKDIILLAQGRLVNLGCATGHPSFVMSNSFTNQTLAQIELWNHTDKYENEVYMLPKHLDEKVAKLHLEKIGVELTELNEEQAKYIGVEVEGPFKPEYYRY; from the coding sequence ATGAGTACTAAAACAATTCCTTACGTAGCTTATAAAGTAAAAGATATTTCTTTGGCCGATTGGGGAAGAAAAGAAATAGAATTGGCCGAGGCAGAAATGCCAGGTTTGATGTCGTTGCGCGAAGAATATAAAAATGAGCAACCCCTTAAAGGAGCTCGTATTGCAGGATGTTTGCACATGACAGTTCAAACTGCAGTTTTAATTGAAACCTTAATTTCCCTTGGTGCGGAAGTTACCTGGAGCTCTTGTAACATTTATTCCACCCAAGACGAGGCTGCTGCTGCAATCGCCGCTGCTGGAATTTCTGTTTATGCATGGAAAGGCATGATCGAAGAAGAATTTGATTGGTGTATCGAGCAGACACTTTTCTTTGGGGAAGACAGAAAACCATTGAATATGATTTTAGACGATGGTGGAGACCTTACCAACATGGTACTGGACAAGTATCCAGAATTGGCTGCGGGGGTAAAAGGTTTATCAGAAGAGACCACCACAGGAGTTCACCGACTGTACGAACGTATGAAGAATGGAACCTTGCCGATGCCTGCCATTAACGTAAACGATTCGGTAACAAAGTCGAAGTTTGATAATAAGTACGGATGTCGCGAAAGTGCAGTAGATGCCATTAGAAGAGCAACAGACGTTATGTTGGCCGGTAAGCGTGTTGTAGTTTGTGGGTACGGAGATGTAGGTAAAGGTACTGCCGCTTCTTTTAGAGGTGCAGGTTCTATTGTTACCGTTACCGAAATAGACCCAATTTGTGCTTTGCAAGCCGCTATGGACGGTTTTGAAGTAAAAAAATTGGAAACTGTAGTAGAAAAAGCAGATATTGTTATTACCACCACTGGAAATAAGGATATTGTTACAAGCAAGCATTTCGCAAAAATGAAAGATAAGACGATTGTGTGTAATATCGGTCATTTTGACAACGAGATTGATGTAGCATGGCTCAATAAAAACTACGGCAACCATAAAATAAATATTAAACCTCAGGTAGATAAGTATACGATCGATGGAAAAGATATTATTCTATTGGCGCAAGGTAGATTGGTAAATTTAGGTTGTGCTACAGGACACCCAAGTTTTGTAATGAGCAACTCCTTTACAAACCAGACCTTAGCTCAAATCGAACTTTGGAACCACACAGACAAGTACGAGAACGAGGTTTATATGCTTCCTAAGCATCTCGATGAAAAAGTAGCTAAGTTGCACCTAGAAAAAATTGGTGTAGAGCTTACAGAGCTAAACGAAGAGCAAGCCAAATATATTGGTGTGGAAGTAGAAGGACCTTTTAAGCCAGAATACTACAGATACTAA